The Cydia amplana chromosome 9, ilCydAmpl1.1, whole genome shotgun sequence genome includes a region encoding these proteins:
- the LOC134650975 gene encoding uncharacterized oxidoreductase MexAM1_META1p0182-like, with product MSFTGKVAIVTGASSGIGAATAVALAKDGAKVVLVARNEVKLSQVAQQCEQHDAKYLIIKADISKDEVVKTIVKKTIDHFGQLDVLVNNAGIGKNASILNENIMECFDLIMNTNLRAVVLLTHLAAPHLVKTKGNTINISSVVSLRIPPEGGYLSYAVSKAGLDHFTRCAALDLSPHGVRVNCISPGPVKTDVVANAGVSNPDIVWEHWKAKTLLKRIGEPEEIADLVLFLASDKARSITGSTFVSDNGVLLS from the coding sequence ATGAGTTTTACCGGTAAAGTGGCAATTGTGACTGGTGCCAGCTCTGGCATAGGAGCTGCGACGGCCGTAGCTCTTGCCAAAGATGGCGCCAAGGTAGTCCTGGTGGCTAGAAACGAGGTCAAACTAAGTCAAGTCGCGCAGCAATGTGAACAACACGATGCCAAGTATCTTATCATCAAGGCTGATATCTCCAAAGACGAAGTAGTCAAAACAATTGTGAAAAAGACTATCGATCATTTCGGTCAGTTAGACGTACTGGTCAACAATGCTGGAATTGGCAAAAACGCATCGATACTAAACGAGAATATTATGGAATGTTTCGACCTCATTATGAACACGAATCTGCGTGCAGTCGTCCTCTTAACGCACTTGGCTGCTCCTCATTTAGTCAAGACTAAGGGCAACACCATTAATATATCAAGCGTTGTCTCTTTACGCATTCCTCCAGAAGGAGGTTATCTGTCTTACGCAGTATCAAAAGCAGGGTTGGATCACTTCACACGCTGCGCGGCTTTAGACTTATCTCCACACGGAGTAAGGGTCAACTGCATCAGCCCAGGACCGGTCAAGACGGATGTAGTAGCGAATGCAGGGGTCTCGAATCCGGATATAGTATGGGAGCACTGGAAAGCTAAAACGCTGCTTAAGAGAATAGGAGAGCCGGAAGAGATCGCTGATCTGGTGCTGTTCCTGGCAAGTGATAAGGCAAGAAGCATTACTGGATCCACATTTGTGTCGGACAACGGAGTACTCTTgtcttga